tggatGCCATCTGGAAGTGCCGCTGGAACTATGAGCTTGTGTAGAACCCAGGGGCACTCCCACGTCAGTGGCAGCACCATATAGTCGGCAGAGCTTTTTTCTTGCATAGCACCGCATTAtcagcgcagcgtaagaaacactagGGTCTTCCATGTTTACGCACTTTTGTACTTCCCAGTAAAGGAACACaacacctaatacttacgtattgatggTGCACCAcatatatgcgtaatatttgctttttgcaTCTACAATGTCCAAAGTATGAACGTAGCCACTGGTTCTACATGTCTGGGCGTTTCGAAAGTGCTCAAACGTTAAGCGGGTGGCTGAAtcgacagacagatagacagacaggcaaaaATTCCTGCGTTTAAGtatcccaagaaatactatcatcTAAAAAAATAATAGAACATGGTTGTTTAGTTGGGGTACGTACAAAGTACCAAACATCACGCGATAAATCCAGGCTCGCTCAATGGAAATGTCTCTTACTTAGAGTGCATTGAACGGCGTGAATGCGAGCGCTAGCTTACATTATCTGGTCGTCAGTTGTTTGTAAGTATATATTTGTAAGTTTGTTTTTTAAAAAATATGTTATAAGCCAAGCCCCGCATTGTTGTTCGTTGCTATAGCACTGTCTTGCTATGCTCGTGGTCGCACGTTTGGTTCCACCAGACGCGACCGCATCTTATTCGGCAGGCAATAATAGTAGGGGATGTTTTACGTTCAAAAACCTCAATATAAACATGAGGGACGCGTAGTGAAGTGTTCCTGAAATATCGATCATCTCGTGTTCTGTTACACTGACCTAAATGTATTTCGCCTGCATCGTGATTTAAACCACAGGTTTGAACAGCGGTAGTTATTTAAACCTGTGGCCTTAGGTTCAACAGTCGAGCACCAAAACCACTACATTACCATGGCTAGTGACTATAGTATGAAATAAAAAAGCTGCTAGTGTGCTTATTTTTTGTTTATCGGACCGCGAAACACTCGCTTGTGAGGTTAATCCGGAGACTCCTATATGCAACGCGCCATGCTTCATAATCGCACCGAGGTTTTAGCATATTAAAGTGAACATTTTAGCCTAACCAAGTGAAATGGTGAGCCGTCTGTTCTTAACAGTCGATCTCTTCTCCTTAGCTGTAGTTATTGACCTGACAAAACCGTCGGTTCCTGAAAGACCATCCAGTGCATGTGTGCGCTCAGGTGGTTTCGGGACCTCATTTTCACACTTCGTTATTACGTAGAATAACTTTGCATGGATAGTTAGCGCTCCAAGAGACACAAGCCCTCCCAAGCGTCTAAATTCAAGGTGATAAGAATCgctgctaaagaaccccaggtggtcaaaatttccggagccctccactacggcgtctctcataatcatatggtggttttgggacgttaaaccccacaaatcaatcaatcattaagaATCGCTGCTACTTTGGATATTGTTTTTCTTCTATTCGCTGTTTTATCTTCGCGTTTCATGCGCATTTCGGTAGACCAGTGCGCTTATTTGAAAACATGTTCTCACCACGTCGTAGTGGCATTCGCCATGCCATTCTTATAAggatcgtgaaaaaaaaatagtgataACACGCTCGTAGTGCCAACGAGAGCAATAAAAAGTCACATGATATTTTGAGCATTCACCTAAGATGAATCGAAGGTGAAGgccatcttctttttcatttcagtCTGTGCACTCGTCCGGCTCTGGCACACACTGAAAGTTTTTGTTCGTCTGTGATGGCTTTTGCACTGACTCCGAGATCGGCCCACCATCGGCCATGCAAGTTCGTCATAGAATTTGACGTCACAACTTTTAGGTGACCTACGACGTCATGACGACGTCATGTATTGACGTCATCACGCGATGACTCTTTTTGCATCCCCCGTGTCGATGACGCCGACGTGAGATGCCCGCGTGGGACGCTGGTCATTTTTTGTGTTTGATGAgacatctaaggctttcgcctaATAACTCTCGGTTGTGTAGCGACAGAGCTACAAAAACTAAACGATTCAACAGGTTAATTGTAGcgtgcagtggcgtagccactGCACGCCACAAATATTCGCGTAAATATTCGTAACACATTTcgaaatgtatttttcgtattctCGCGACATTGACTCGATTAAATTATCCGAAAATTTGCATGCCAGGTCTATGGCACCCAAAGATGACAATGTACTTGATTTTTATGCATTGGAAGCTACGCAGAAcctagtagacgccttcaaaatgtATCACGTCACGTTGCTTGGAGCGGGAATATCGAGGTGACGTCTCCAGCTGTGTTttattttcgcgcgttttctcgcttaccaagcgtcgcGTCGCGGTACGAGTTGTGTTTTTCGGGATTGAGGAATTATATTTTGTTCATACTCGAAAAATCGTTTGAGTTTTTGGTGTCCTTTTAAGAAATACAAGCGACATTTGTGAGTTTTCTCTGTGTAGTAGTCCAGCATGCGAACTTTCCTGTAAATGCATACACGCGGAATCACTTGCCATTCTTGAGGTACACGCAGAGAAGAAACGGCTAagcgattttgaaaaaaaaaaaagtagacacCTCACAAAAAGCCGGGGTCTTTGGGCTCCcgcttcagcaaatgatttttgTGGTTTTTCGTGTGCTGTGCCTCAAGATCTTGCTACGAGTCGACTCATAAGCTGCCAAGGTTCACGTCGGTAGCGGACTTTCACCGGTAGGTTCATTTTTGAGCATTTTTCGGACTTTTACGCCACCGACCACGCCTCGCGTGCTTACCAAACGCCGAGTTGGCGTCTGCCGGGCAGGacgcgcccttccttggacgcgCCCTTCGTTCCACCTGCTGAGCCAATATGCTGGACGGTGCTGCTGTTATTATGGACGGTGATGAACTCCCTCCGGAAGAGTTTGGAGAGGAACACGGCTGGCGTTCCGCCGCGGTGAAGAAAAGCTCGAGGCGCACGAACGCCAGTGCTACAGAGCGTGCCACGGCATGCGGCGAGAATGCCAGGGGCAATTTCAGTGCTACAAGAAAAGCTCTACACTTGAAGAATCAAGTTATCAAATCATCGAGAATGCCTCGACTGCCTAGCGAGCACTGGAAGATTATCGTCCGTCCAAGGGGTGGCTTGGATGTTGAGAAGGCGGGCTCAGCTAGACTTGGCCGGGCAATCGCAGAGGCGGCTGGAATTGTACCCACGCTCATCAGTCAGGACATTGTCTGCCCGAATGCAACGCAAAATATCATAGTTATTAGCACGGCGTCCCGTGCGAACGCTGACTCTTACCTCAGGATGAGCTGCCTTACATTGGGAATGAAGAAGTATGACATCAACACTTACGAGGCTGCCCCGCATGAGACCTGCAAGGGGGTCATCCGTAAGATTGACGCATCGGAGAGCCAGACGGAGCTGGAGAGGAGCATCCTTACTGAAAGAAACCCCACGGCTCTGGGAGTCAGACGTATTAAGAACACTGAGACGGTGGTTATTGTCTTCGATGGCTACAAAGTTCCCAACTTCATTTATTTCGGCACAGCGCTGGTCAGATGCTCGCTTTACCATCGGCAGCATGACTGCTGCTATGCCTGTGGCAGACTCGGGCACAGGGCGGACGTCTGTCCGACACCGGacgaagctgtgtgcaagaggtgcggaatcaacaaccctgatgagaaccatcaatgttccccgacctgtggattctgtggcggcccacacgccacgacggataaaagttgccagcaaaggtttcagcttccatttattgtgcgaaggcggcgaagagagcgccgtgcggaatcagagcgtcgtagtcagcaaacggtacctgctaacgccgacgagggtgtgagccagcctgcacaccgcaactccagttcaaacagtcgttctgctgcaactggggtggacagccgtgactcatcgcaacaggcaagcagtcggtccagatccagatctcggtccagaagtcgctcccaaggccagcgaaagggaacttcgtctaaaggccgagccaagtcccggtccagagatcgtcgtcggtcccaatccagaggcccatcgcactcgaggagccagtccagggacccgcatggcacagtccgtttccaaagcccaccccaaccggagatgcagggtggctcctgggctgaccgggtgcgcagcggaggaggtgaaaaggtaacgggaggcactgcgccagagcatggtctagcggagctaaatcagcttaggaaggagaatgccgaaatgcgcagcattattgagtcgctgagagccgaaatggctgagcttagacgtgtcagtacatctcaagctactctggcatctgcttctccgtgtgtaggttctccctctcctcaacccatggaggttcccatggtcgtggaagcgggcccctcgggtaacccagccaagcgtaaggctgcgacttcagccgagaatgtgcaggctagagctaaatctgaaattaaggagactctaaattcaatttgccttgagattcacaaacttaatgagcgtttctcggcggtcgatcaacgtctcacagttatggatcagaaaatagatattcaacatgccagaattcaatgtgtggagaatcaattacagaacgccggccttatggtgcagagccccaatatcaggggagcagctcggattcacccggatttctttccagagggaacgcctttatcggcgcccattcccatgagtatccccagttcgaatagtacagttgcttctgtacagaacctgacggcagggtcagggagcacctccaatgatcaagatggcctcgcacgctgaatttcgtatatggcaatggaactgcagggggatccttagcaaaaggggcaccctgcagcaatttgtctgctctcacagcgagaagccgcaagtgatcctactgcaggagacgctgtctgatagtgtaaccctcccggggtacaaggcacatgcagttaaaggggaaggcagagggattgccacgttagtcagcaacaagttcacctttgtgacacatgatctaggggtaagacctaataaaacggagctctccttagttgaggtcattccgagttcttccaacctttccagcatttttatactgaacatatatagtagccctagtgatcataggcagcgttttaggacgatcatagctaaggcaaccagaatggctgggctctctcctctggttgtggcgggggattttaactcgcctttccgggcgtggaactacccgtatgattcagctaaaggcaggagcttgtggcaggagacgggagatgcggatctctcgttaattacggacccgatgtttcctactaggcgcggcacatccaccaccagggactccaccccggacctagctttcgtgaaaaatgctggctcggtaggttgggaaaatcttctgacggatttaggaagtgatcattatattacagttactaaattacagatggaggcaaaatctaaaagaaagtttacttacgtggattgggataaatttcgggagtcacgcagcgctcgagcggaacagggggaaatcccggactctctggggcaatggacagagatgctgctgcaggacgttagagcggttaccagaaccattgagacagaggtacggacaaacaaaatggacagtcggcttgcgcatttactggaggcaaagcagtcgctattggccagatggaagggtcagagacttaatcgtaggcttcggaaaaagatagcagagttaaatacacaaattgaagaacattgcaaaaacttgtcgaggcagcagtgggatgaaatttgtaattcagtcgatggacaaatgcgaaccagaggtaaatggaatcttttaaaacacttgcttgacgagtcgggcactaaatctaatcagaggggggtccttgctagaatacttcatcttgctcaaaaatcctcctcgggcgcggagctattggggcagcttgctgagaagtatctaccgctagcagttgattccatgcaagcctatccagggtatatgggaacaccttgtgcccatttggatgaacccttcaccatcagcgatgtgcgacgtgccctgcacgaacttaatggccgatcggcaccgggtccagataaggtcaccaacaaagcgcttcggaatttggaagatgactctgttgaatttcttactgatgagattaataggatttggaagggaggtgacatcccggaacaatggaagttggccaaggtgatcctcattcccaagcccggtaaagcaccaagtttggacaatctgcgccccatctctctcacgtcatgcgtgggaaaggtggtggaacacgttgtccagaaccgaatcgcggactacatagagcacaatgatctcttccctcactaccttattggctttaggccaggcctctgtacgcaggatgctatgaaaatcattaagtgtcaaattttagataatcataccagagacaccagggcgatcctaggcttggatataaaaaaagcgtttgataatgtccgccatgattctattttagatgcgatctcaagtctcaacctaggttcctcatttcatgcgtttgtcagatccttcctgtgtggtcgaaaagccatacttaaagttggagatctagaatcggatgtgcaagcgctgggaaataggggcaccccgcagggatctgttctatcacccttactttttaacatcgtcatggctggtctctcgaggcagctttctggaatttcagatgttggtcatacaatttatgccgatgatatcaccatttggtgtagaggaggaagtgatggcactgtagaggcggccctgcaagaggccatcgacactaccgagagttttctggaagacacaggcctttcttgctctccggaaaagtctgagcttctcctctataaaccggtcaggaggggccgtcgaccgcgaggctgggtgccgcccctagaaaatgacatccacttacgtaccaaaagtggacgatcaatccccaaagtcgcttccattcggatcttaggtatgacgctagaagcaacgggcaccaacaccatcacgattaaaaggttggaaaaaaagacagacagtgttattaggctcataagacgggtggctaaccgaaggacaggactatcagaggacaacttggtcaggcttatacatgcttttctgctgtgtcattttgcatatgtggcggcaatgcatgtctggaagagaatggaaagggacaagcttaatgcaatgatcaggagagctgtaaagaatgcccttgggctccccaactacacccacaccaatcgtctcctgcagttgggaattcataatacattggaggaaattgcggaagcacaagaaagaacacaggtaattaggctgtctggctcaaaagcggggaggatgattctcgcagaaatgggtattccaccagctcagattgaggctctgtaccaagggttgacgagggatcagaaggaaaacatcattgtctcgcctgccccgcggaacatgcatccccaacgtaatgttggaaggaggagagcgcgcgctcgggcccttcttcgccaagttgcggatcttgacgggggggcctgtttcgtggacgcggcgcaatatgatggccagagagaccgattcacggtagtggcaatcaaccacaaaggcattacaattaatgcggcgtcggtatgcgccagaactgccaatgcagctgagcaggttgccatcgccttggctcttttagatcagcgtaatgaacacatatttagcgattctagagctgccattcgtgccttcagtgttggagctgtgtgcaaagaggccaaaaatatactcggtgataagttgcttacaacccataccattacatggttcccagctcatatgggaaacatggacggagggatcataaatctcaatgagttggcccactccagggcgcgagggttagctgtccgcggccatggaggacctttgggtcgaactggagatttcgtaaacagggatccgccaactacatataatgaaataacccaacatttcgctatggataggagaatctttccacctccacatgcgaagctaaatagagcgcaggcgcttacattgcgattacttcaaacagaaacgtaccctaaccctgcctttcttcacaagctttatcctgatgtttatttaaccaactcgtgtacaaaatgtggcggtttagccaccttacaccacatgctctgggagtgcccttcggtacgtggcaccgatacagcatcgtccagaaagtgggactccgctctccggagtccagacataacatcgcaactttgggctgtccagagggcccacgatgcggcgctagggctcggccttactgtcccatcgtgggagcggcccgccgtgtgctagggcgcacgccttcggacttgtcaataaagtttttccaaaccaaaccaaacctcaCAAAAAGCGTAGCTTGGCACAGTACCACATCTTCTTGAACAAAACGAAGACGTTTTCACCGCAGACCACTGTTATTTCTGTCAGATTTCGCACTTGTGCGTTCGCAATATTTGGCTCGTTCCTCATTTCTTCCGTTGAAACCGTTCTAAAGTTTGTCATAAGCCAAGTCGTATGCGtgcgctggggggggggggggggggggtaagtggGCAGGGGGTCGGGCAGCCAACCCCGCTAATCTCAAGTGAGAGCGCAAAGTCTGACCCATACACTTTAGCTGTCAGAACTGTCCCGCGTTGTTTAAACAGCATGGCCATGCCATGCTGACATTTTTATAATAATGGCTGCCGTAGCCCCTCATGGTGTATTCCAAGAACCGCTTACTTCCCATTTTTACAGCCGGAAAGCGAACGCTAGAGGCACGGTTATTTCATgctgatttttaatgataataacTGCCGAAGATCCCAATAACCACTTATACTTCCCATTTGTTACAGCCGCGAAGCCAAAGGCAGGCCCTTCGGTGAAGCATGTCGTCACTTCATTTTCATTCTTTCATACATCGTGGAGCACGCTGTCATTCGGACTGGCCAGCGAAGAGTCGGGAAAAAGGGGGCGGGGCGGCACTTCCTTTTATTAAGTGTGGGCCGGGCAAGCAAGTGGTCATTTTGCGCTATGTATGCATGGCGAAAAAATTTctgggaatgggggggggggggggggggggcacgcgccCTGAATGCTACTCTCACGACTAAGCCACCTCTTGTCACGACTAATGCGGAACCATGGGCATGTCTACGAGGCCAGTAGCTCGACGTATTATTCCTAATTATAGTAAAACGACGTTTGAGCTCACAATAATGCTTCGTGAGATGAATAGCACCTTAACAGCTCTACGTCACTGTTATTTGGTAATCAGAAAAAAGCTTGCTATTGCTAATGTGCCATATGCGGTTGTTACCATATGCTTCCCACAGTACGCCAGAATAACGGGGCATCTCTCATATTCCAAGCTCTTCCTTTTTGTCTCAATCAACACACTCGAATCCGCTCGCCGCTCTCGCTTAAATAACGCGTACCACGTTTCACAATGCTAATCATTATGAACATAACGTTAAGCTTTTCGATGCGTTTTAAATCGTTCACAGAAGCCACTTGTTGGCGCCAAAAAACTGCCGCTGCTTTGCTCCTACGGTACCTGGCGCCCTCTCGCGAGCACGTATGTAGGTGAGGTAGAATAATATCGATCTCAAATTTTTACCTGCTGTGCGAGAGGTGTCACTAGCTACTCGCCTACAGTTAACTTACATATTCAATATTAAATGTACAGAACGACGTAAACGAAATTAGTCAGATCTTGAAGCATCAAAATCTGTGTGTGCGAGCCTTTGTTTACGTCTATGAACAAGCAATACACTTTGTTCGACGAGCTGTTCAGTAGGTGAGAAAAGACACACATGTGTGAAAACCTAGGTGTGAGAATTCTCACATAGCGGTTAGCGTAATCCTATAAACAGCAGCGTTTCCATCGCGCTGTAACAACGGAAATGCCGTATTCGAGAAGCTATCATCCAACCCAACTAGGGCTGTGCATCTATCTTTCGTGTCGTGAGAATATTTTCCGCAGCAAGCCTAGGCTAAGAACAAGGCACTTTTAAAAATAACTCTTTTATTTGAAAAGTAAGCATATTTCAGTGTTGACCCTATATAACACTCCATTCTCAAGCCATTTTTTATCAATACATAAGGCAATGGGGAGGTTTGGAACTGGGCGCGGCGATTTCGAAAAGAAAACGGACTTTCATGTCACACAGGCGCATACTTCCAGATAAGAATGAGTGTTACGAACAAAGCGCACCGTGCATAAACGTGTGTGGGTAATAAACGTTCAAGTATTATACACTTTCACTTCTCTTTTCCTTAACAATTTATTTTTGTGCCGAACTTTCAGGTTCTGCTACCATTTTGAATGTCGCATAAAACAGAATTTATAGAAGAAACCGTTGGCGGTGGCATTTCGTTACGAATAAGCGATGCATTACCTGCCCTTCCGGCACATGAGGTGGCGAAGATAGCTGAGACAATGCCATGATGGTGGTggatttactttttttctttttttatttttgacagATTAGCGCTAGACTCATTAGAACACTTCGCGTACATGCTGTTTGAAGTACAGACAGAGTCTTTCCGCATTTTCGGAAAGTACGCGTTGAGGGAGCCTGGTATTACCTTCACTTTCATTGTTCGTTTATCAAGAGGTAACGGCACGAGACTAAGCGTAAAACGAAACCAGGTGTACTTCCCTTCTCACGACCTTTCGCCTTCGGTAAGGACTTGCGTCTCTCGGATTTTTTGACAAGCACCGCACTGGGACGGGACACCGTGAACACTTTAATCGAATCTGATCATTACGGTGCGATGAAGGCCACTCTCACTCACGAGTAAGCGTCACGTCGCGGGTAGTTTGTTGACTTGACCCATGAAGAGGATGTCGCCCCGTCGCCCGGCCGTCACCGCAAATATGAACGGGTGATCGGCTACGACCGACTCTCCTTCTTCGGCCGCCTTTCCCGAGATCCTCAACAACGTCGCGCTGTCAGCCTCGCTGCCTTCTTCGTCCAGCCTCAGTTTCGAAACCTGTTCGATCGCGGATACGAACATGTCACCCGTGCCAATCATGCCCGAGAGATCGGCCTTGTCGGTGAATATCTTTTTGATGCCGAGGTACTCCAACGGCTTCATGAGGTTGTACTTCTTGGAAAGCTCAAATTTCGGCATCGAGAGGGCCACGCTCGTGTTCCTCAGTGTTCCCAGGAGGCGCTTCCATTCGGACGCGGTCAAGAGTCCGGCCAGCGCCTTCGCTCCCGCACGGTTCAGTGGAAGCAAGAGGACGAACCTCGCTTTGACGTCCTTGTAAGGTAGCGAGATGACGTGTGTCTTCAAAGTGGCATCGAGCGCGTACTCGAAGTGCCTTCTCTTGAACATAAACGTCGTCGGCGTGTCGGTGCCATCGTAGTTCTTGAAGGTGCCTTTGAAAGCGAGCTGTTTCTCAAACTTCTCTTTCCACTTGCCTTTGAAGTGTATGGCGTTCAGCAGAAGCATTTTTGCATCGTCCTCAGTATGGTCTTCGTCGAGAATTTTGGTTATTTGACCTTTCGTCTGATTGCTGACCCATTTGTTTGACCTACTGGCCAAGTTTTCGTCCAGCTCATCTACTAGGGTCGAAAATGGACCACCGTCCTTAAGAAAGTTCAGAAACTGGGGTAGAAGTTTCGGCTTTAAACCTTTCTTCACTGCGAGCAGATTCCCCAGCAATATCGGTGATTTTCGACCGGCACTCGGCGCACCTGTGGCCATTTCTTTGAACGCACTCTCAATGTCTTGTTTCACTGCGGCTATGGCTGTATCTGAGCCGAACGCACTAACAATTTCTTT
The nucleotide sequence above comes from Rhipicephalus microplus isolate Deutch F79 chromosome 2, USDA_Rmic, whole genome shotgun sequence. Encoded proteins:
- the LOC142775819 gene encoding leukocyte elastase inhibitor-like, giving the protein MKIGTFVFLFWTCVMHMCSANDATGSTNLALGLFQQLSTDTSDNVLFSPFGVSVLLAILSAATKGDTSKEIVSAFGSDTAIAAVKQDIESAFKEMATGAPSAGRKSPILLGNLLAVKKGLKPKLLPQFLNFLKDGGPFSTLVDELDENLASRSNKWVSNQTKGQITKILDEDHTEDDAKMLLLNAIHFKGKWKEKFEKQLAFKGTFKNYDGTDTPTTFMFKRRHFEYALDATLKTHVISLPYKDVKARFVLLLPLNRAGAKALAGLLTASEWKRLLGTLRNTSVALSMPKFELSKKYNLMKPLEYLGIKKIFTDKADLSGMIGTGDMFVSAIEQVSKLRLDEEGSEADSATLLRISGKAAEEGESVVADHPFIFAVTAGRRGDILFMGQVNKLPAT